The sequence below is a genomic window from Sorangiineae bacterium MSr12523.
CGTACCCTTCGCCATGGCGCAAATCGCGGGTGCGCTTCGCGCGGCGGGCCGCTTCGATCGGACGATTGCGCATTTCGTCGTTCCCAGCGGGCTGCTCGCGCTTTCGGCGAAGCACCGCGGGGAGCTGGAGCTCGTGTCGCACGGAGGTGACGTCCGGCTCTTGGTGGCGCTTCCGGGCGCGGTGCGGCGGCATGCGGTGCGGGCGATGCTGCGGCATGCGCGGGTGTGGCGCTTTCCGTCGGAGGCCCTGCGACGCGATCTCTCGTCCGCACTGGACCAGGAGGAGCAGCGGGCACTCGAGCCCATCGCTCGCGTCGTGGCCCCGCCCTTCGAGATGCCCGCGATTCCCCCGTGGGATCCCGCAGGCCCCAACCCCAAAAACCTCCCCGCCTCCCCGTCTCCCTGTTCAATTCTCTGGGTCTGCGCCGCGCGCCTCGTTCCGAGCAAGCGAATCGATCGCGCCATCGAGCACGCGGCGGCGCATGGGGTGAGGCTCGTGGTGGTGGGCGATGGGCCGGAGCAGGCGCGGTTGGAAACGTTGGCGCGCGCGTGCGGTGGCCAGGTGCACTTCGTTGGCCGCAAGCCACGCCGCGAAACGCTGGCATGGATCGCGGCGGCCGACGCGCTCGTTCATGCATCGGAGGCCGAGGGACTCTCCACCGTGGTGCGGGAGGCAGAGGCCCTCGGCACGCCGGTCATTTGCCTGAATAATACGTGATGGCCTGACGACCCAGCTGCTCCCAGGCCTCGCGGAAGTTCTTCCGATTGAGGCGCTTGTTCTTGCCATTGCTCGGATCGAGCGGGTCGTTGATGTAGACATTGTTCGCGTCGAAGCCCGTGATGACCACGGAGTGTTCCTCCCAGGTAATCCGGATATCGCCCGTGCGCGTGTGCCATGTCTCGAATTCGGAGTCGGCGAGCTTCCTCCAGAGCGCGTTGTTGATGACCCACACCGGCCGTCCCCTCGCCACGTGCTTCGTGAGGAGCGTGTCGAAGTTCGCCCCCGTCAGGTCCACAATCTCGTTGGGCAAATACCGCTCGGCAAGGCGCGCCACCGGACCGTGGTAAACGCCATATCCGGGCTTCTCGAAAGTATACATGTCGCCGACGAAACCGTCGTACGGATTCCCATGGAAGCCGTCTTCCAAGTAGGGAACCTTTTCGACCTGCTCCGCCAAGGTCATTTTGTCGGCACCGTCGATGCCGGCATATCGAAGCAGCATGGTCAGCGCGGTCACCTCACAGCCGCGCGGCAACTCGGGATTCTGTGCGACGTACGGCACGTCGAGCACGAACGCAGCTTGCGCCTGCGATTCCTGCACGCCCGTTTCCGGCTCGGCGCTCTCCGTCGCGCAGCCGATTGGGGAACAACCTAAAACGATACCCACGAGTAGCGTGAACTTGGTGCGCATACACGCTCGGTAGCACGCGATAAAAAACGGGCCGAGCTGCAAAGAATCTGCAGCCGGCCCGTGATTTCCATTTGCCGTGTTGGCGTGATTGTGTGGCGCGATTAGCCGCCGTGCTTACGCTGGAAGGCGGGCACGTCCCAATCCGTCTCGAAGGCGGGGAAGCTCGAGCTGCGCTCGGCGCGACCGCGCGACTCGGGCACTTCGGCCCAGCGCGCATCACGACGGGTATCGGGCTGCTCGCGCATCGGCAGACGGCTTTGCTGGCCCGCGGAGGGCTGCGTCTGCGCGTACTGCGGAGCGGGCGCGCGGCGCGAGACCGCGGGCACGTGCTGCTGCGGCTCGGGGTAGGCGGGCGCCTGCGGGCGCATCGTCGGATAGGCCGGCGCGCGCATGTTGTAGCTCGAGTCGCGCAGCTGGTGCGTCGGAATGGGCTGCGGCGTGGAAAGCTGGCCGCGGGCGGCAGCTTCCTGCAGGAGCACGCGATCGGCCACGTCGAAGCCGGTGGCGATGACCGTGACCTTGACGTTCTCGCCGAGCGACTCGTCGATGCTCGAACCGAAGATGATATTCGCGTCCTCGTGCGCCTGCTCTTGCACGAGCGAGGCCGCCTCCTGGATTTCGCGCATCTTCAGGTCGGGACCGCCGACGATGTTGATCAGGATTCCCGTCGCGCCCTCGACGGAAATATCGTCGAGCAGCGGTGAGGTAATGGCCATTTCGGCGGCCATGCGGGCGCGATTTTGCCCCTTGGCGATGCCGGTACCCATGAGGGCGCGACCGCGCTCGCTCATCACGGTCTTCACGTCGGCAAAGTCGACGTTGACGATACCGTTTTGGGTAATCAAATCGCTAATACCTTTGACGGCTTGATAAAGAACTTCATCGGCCTTGCGGAATGCATCGATGAAGGTAAGATCTTCGTCGCCCAGCAAAAGCAATTTCTGATTCGGAATCGTAATCAGCGTATCGACGTGCTCGGCCAGCCCGGAAAGGCCGACTTCCGCACGGCGGGCGCGCTGGCGTCCCTCGAAGAGGAACGGCTTGGTCACCACACCGACGGTCAGCGCACCTTCCTCACGCGCAAGCTGCGCGATGACCGGGGCTGCGCCCGTGCCGGTGCCGCCGCCCATGCCGGCGGTGACGAAAACCATGTCGGCGCCGCTGATCAATTCCTTGATCCGCTGCACGTCCTCCAGCGCGGCTTTGCGCCCGCGCTCGGGGTCTGCACCGGCACCGAGACCCTTGGTCACGTTGTTGCCGATGTTCAGCTTGGTGGGCGCGAAATTGGCGTTCAGCGCCTGCGCGTCGGTGTTCACCACGATGAACTCCACGCCCTCCAGGCCGAAGTTGATCATGGTGTTGACCGCGTTCCCGCCGGAGCCGCCGCAGCCGATGACTTTGATGCGCGCCTGGTACTCCTGCTGCTCGTCCGCGAACTCGATCGAGAAACTCATCGCCGTCCTCCCGTGGACCAACGCGGCCCTAGCGGTCTACCTTCATCTTTGGATCCGTCGAAAGACTTGCGATGGCCGAGCGCCTCTTCTCGTTCACCGCCGAATCCGTGATTTTTTCAATCTAAGGAATCAGTCGAACCGGGTACAAATTCTTGGTGCTTATTTATCGAACCACTTAGAAAGCCTGCTTGATCCACTCCCACAGCTTGGATTTCTCCGCGCGCGGGAGGGTCATGACGGCCGCGTCCTTGGCCGGTTTGCTGGCGCCAGACTGCACGCGCATCATCGATTGCGCCGGCGGCGACGCCTCGCGCACGGCGGCCTCGCTCATGACCTGGGCGCCGTATTTCACCAGGCCCACGCCCGTGGCGTATTGCGGACCGGCGATGAGCTGCGTGAGGCCGCGGACCCCGACGGGGTGGCCGATGCGAACCGGCATGCCCAGCACTTCTTCCGCGAACTCGGTCATTCCCTCGAGGAGGACCGCACCGCCGGTGAGAACCGCACCCGCGGAGAGCTGCTCGATGAGGCCCGTGTCCTCGATGCGCTTGCGCACGACGGCGAAAATTTCCTCGACGCGCGGCTCGACGATGTCCGAGAGGACGCGGCGGGCGACGCGGCGCGGGGGGTGCCCGCCCACGCCGGGGACTTCGATTTCCTCGTCGTCGGCGACCATGCGGCCGAGCGCGCAGCCCGAGAGCCGCTTGAGCCGGTCGGCTTCGGCCATCGGGGTGCGAAGGCCCGCGGCGATGTCGTTGGTGATGTTGTTGCCCCCGACGGGGATGACGCTGGTGTGCGCGATTCCGCCGTCGACGTAGAGAAGGATGTCCGTGGTGCCGCCGCCGATGTCGATGACCGCGGCGCCAATTTCCTTTTCGTCGTCCGAAAGCACCGATTCGGCGCTCGCGAGCGGCTCGAGGACCACGTCGGCCACGGCGAGGTTGCAGCGCTCGGCGCAGCGAATGACGTTTTGCACGCAGGTGGTGGCCGCCGTCACGAGATTGACCTTAACGCCGAGGCGCACGCCGCTCATCCCGATGGGATCGCGGATGCCGTCCTGGGTGTCGACGACGTACTCCCGGGGGAGCACGTGGAGGATCTGGCGATCGGCATCGACCGGGATGGCGCGGGCGCCTTCGAGGACGCGCTCCACGTCGGCGCGGGTGACCTCACCG
It includes:
- a CDS encoding glycosyltransferase family 4 protein, which codes for MPTDLASSPPHVTRVAIVTTSYPRNDDDASGHFVRAEVEQLRRAGATVEVFVPRGPAFGWPGVAARLRERPWRAIAVPFAMAQIAGALRAAGRFDRTIAHFVVPSGLLALSAKHRGELELVSHGGDVRLLVALPGAVRRHAVRAMLRHARVWRFPSEALRRDLSSALDQEEQRALEPIARVVAPPFEMPAIPPWDPAGPNPKNLPASPSPCSILWVCAARLVPSKRIDRAIEHAAAHGVRLVVVGDGPEQARLETLARACGGQVHFVGRKPRRETLAWIAAADALVHASEAEGLSTVVREAEALGTPVICLNNT
- a CDS encoding C39 family peptidase — protein: MRTKFTLLVGIVLGCSPIGCATESAEPETGVQESQAQAAFVLDVPYVAQNPELPRGCEVTALTMLLRYAGIDGADKMTLAEQVEKVPYLEDGFHGNPYDGFVGDMYTFEKPGYGVYHGPVARLAERYLPNEIVDLTGANFDTLLTKHVARGRPVWVINNALWRKLADSEFETWHTRTGDIRITWEEHSVVITGFDANNVYINDPLDPSNGKNKRLNRKNFREAWEQLGRQAITYYSGK
- the ftsZ gene encoding cell division protein FtsZ; protein product: MSFSIEFADEQQEYQARIKVIGCGGSGGNAVNTMINFGLEGVEFIVVNTDAQALNANFAPTKLNIGNNVTKGLGAGADPERGRKAALEDVQRIKELISGADMVFVTAGMGGGTGTGAAPVIAQLAREEGALTVGVVTKPFLFEGRQRARRAEVGLSGLAEHVDTLITIPNQKLLLLGDEDLTFIDAFRKADEVLYQAVKGISDLITQNGIVNVDFADVKTVMSERGRALMGTGIAKGQNRARMAAEMAITSPLLDDISVEGATGILINIVGGPDLKMREIQEAASLVQEQAHEDANIIFGSSIDESLGENVKVTVIATGFDVADRVLLQEAAARGQLSTPQPIPTHQLRDSSYNMRAPAYPTMRPQAPAYPEPQQHVPAVSRRAPAPQYAQTQPSAGQQSRLPMREQPDTRRDARWAEVPESRGRAERSSSFPAFETDWDVPAFQRKHGG
- the ftsA gene encoding cell division protein FtsA, which translates into the protein MSTPLSNGEIVVGLDVGTTKVCAVVGEVAEDGITILGVGSVPCRGLRKGIVSNIDWTVRSIKDAIESAQTMAGVEIRTVYAGVAGSHIRSMVSDGVAAIAGGEVTRADVERVLEGARAIPVDADRQILHVLPREYVVDTQDGIRDPIGMSGVRLGVKVNLVTAATTCVQNVIRCAERCNLAVADVVLEPLASAESVLSDDEKEIGAAVIDIGGGTTDILLYVDGGIAHTSVIPVGGNNITNDIAAGLRTPMAEADRLKRLSGCALGRMVADDEEIEVPGVGGHPPRRVARRVLSDIVEPRVEEIFAVVRKRIEDTGLIEQLSAGAVLTGGAVLLEGMTEFAEEVLGMPVRIGHPVGVRGLTQLIAGPQYATGVGLVKYGAQVMSEAAVREASPPAQSMMRVQSGASKPAKDAAVMTLPRAEKSKLWEWIKQAF